CGACAGGGTGCGGCGGGATAGTCCGGACGAACATGCAGAAGCCTGCGAGAAGGAACTTAAGAAACCGCAGCCGGTCCTTTTCGCCCTCACCTGAGGAACAGTTTTCCGCCACCATCGTCCAGTATTCTCCGGTGGTCTCCGGCACCGGTTCCCGCATTGCTGCAAATGCCCCCTGCTGGTTCATGAGCCGGATATCCTCCCATGTTGCAAGCAGGTGACCGGTGACGAGCTTCTCGAGCTTTTTCCGGTAAATGGGATCAATTTTCCGGATTTTTCCAGAGAAATTCCATTGCATCTTCTTCAGATCACGCGGGGAGTACCGCAGCACGATTGCGGCGATTTCCCTCCCGAGATCCCCGCGGGTCTGCTGTAATGCAAGCCTGCTGCAGTCGGTGTCCACTCCCTCTTCCGTCATCGTACTCTCGTATTTTTTTGCACCGGTGCATAATTATTCCATCCTTCCCTGCACCCCTGCTCCTGCCGGTCCCGGATATCCGGATGATAAGATAAAATGATGCTATGCAACCACGTATGTCAGGTACGCATGGATGATAAGACCCGACTCGAACCGACCGCAGCGGACCGGCAGAAACGAGTACTTCCCCACCGTTGCCGACGGGTGGATTGGTATTGCGGAAGGATGGATGTGAGGAATGGTGTGCGGGATTCTCAGCCAGTTCGGCCTATTCTGACCCGGTTATGGGTGTAATCACAAAGGAGCAGTGGTCATCGCCCGATGAGTAGCATTGCACCTCCACGACCGTAACCGGGCACCGGAGATGATGGGAG
Above is a window of Methanogenium organophilum DNA encoding:
- a CDS encoding DUF2115 domain-containing protein, which gives rise to MTEEGVDTDCSRLALQQTRGDLGREIAAIVLRYSPRDLKKMQWNFSGKIRKIDPIYRKKLEKLVTGHLLATWEDIRLMNQQGAFAAMREPVPETTGEYWTMVAENCSSGEGEKDRLRFLKFLLAGFCMFVRTIPPHPVGMPFPGGDTVQLIEGTYYCPVRTKANDVDSALCPFCPAHQTPEVGYLKPPVKGSTHRKQEFIRNTYEFHHFNG